One genomic segment of Arthrobacter sp. JZ12 includes these proteins:
- a CDS encoding PmoA family protein has product MPELQLRRPNNSELVLSCGSVDLATYVFIPPATRSEAPKPYLHPLRTLSGAPLTGFRPWDHRWHKGLQMTWSHISGQNFWGGPTFSPETDYQWRDNLGSIEHEEFSTLSTAPDRVSVAETLTWRNSSGERWITEQRETVFSGVDLQEQSWQLDFSTELTNVSDRQLELGSPTTHGRPNAGYTGFFWRGPRSWTGCTILGPDGGEGEALMGTSGPWLALAGQHDELDGGATIVAMAGTSSSSVPLKWFVRSEPFAALAPSPAFDEEISLAPGESLRLQHRYVFVDRICGRDEVERIAKGAAL; this is encoded by the coding sequence GTGCCTGAGCTGCAGCTGAGACGTCCGAACAACAGCGAGTTGGTGCTCTCCTGCGGATCAGTCGACCTCGCCACCTACGTCTTCATCCCGCCGGCGACCCGCTCCGAGGCGCCGAAACCTTACCTGCACCCCCTGCGCACGCTGAGCGGAGCACCCCTGACGGGCTTCCGGCCGTGGGACCACCGCTGGCACAAGGGCCTGCAGATGACCTGGTCCCACATCTCCGGGCAGAACTTCTGGGGTGGACCGACATTCTCTCCGGAGACCGACTACCAGTGGCGCGACAACCTTGGCTCCATCGAGCACGAGGAGTTCTCCACCCTTTCCACCGCGCCTGACCGGGTGTCCGTGGCGGAAACGCTGACCTGGCGCAACTCCTCGGGCGAGCGGTGGATCACCGAACAGCGGGAGACCGTGTTCTCCGGCGTCGACCTGCAGGAGCAGTCGTGGCAACTGGATTTCAGCACTGAGCTGACCAACGTCTCTGACCGTCAGCTCGAACTGGGCAGCCCCACCACGCATGGCCGCCCGAACGCGGGCTACACCGGGTTCTTCTGGCGCGGCCCGCGCAGCTGGACCGGCTGCACCATCCTCGGTCCGGACGGCGGCGAGGGCGAAGCCCTGATGGGAACCTCCGGCCCGTGGCTTGCCCTGGCGGGGCAGCATGACGAGCTCGACGGCGGCGCCACCATCGTCGCGATGGCGGGCACGTCGTCGTCGTCGGTTCCGCTGAAGTGGTTCGTACGAAGCGAGCCGTTCGCGGCGCTGGCCCCCTCGCCGGCTTTCGACGAGGAGATCTCACTGGCCCCGGGCGAATCCCTGCGCCTGCAGCACCGCTACGTCTTCGTGGATCGCATCTGCGGCCGCGACGAGGTTGAACGGATTGCCAAGGGCGCCGCGCTGTGA
- a CDS encoding cupin domain-containing protein codes for MNTPRPGKTAFPGAVGISDLRVYDWETSDGHHGGTPHLHTVSNEGYVVVGGSGEVHTLSSEGFARDSLNAGSVLWFSPGTVHRLINHGDLHILTVMQNSGLPEAGDAVLTFPLDIVSDVDRYREAFTLPDGSEAQRAQAARRRRDLAIEGYQVLQGALQEGDRGPLEKFYAAAAALVQPRVEQWTALWSDTVLSDVETTRSQLAALAAGDSSHLRAAAVVRAVPRPEPRAFGMCGRLGIWDA; via the coding sequence GTGAACACGCCCCGTCCGGGCAAGACGGCTTTCCCGGGGGCCGTAGGCATCAGTGACCTCCGCGTCTACGACTGGGAGACCAGCGACGGCCACCACGGCGGAACCCCGCACCTGCACACGGTGTCGAACGAGGGCTACGTTGTGGTGGGCGGCTCGGGCGAGGTGCACACGCTGTCCTCGGAGGGTTTCGCGAGGGACTCCCTCAACGCGGGCTCCGTGCTCTGGTTCAGTCCGGGCACGGTACACCGCCTGATCAACCACGGTGACCTGCATATCCTCACCGTGATGCAGAACTCCGGGCTGCCGGAAGCAGGGGACGCGGTCCTCACCTTTCCCTTGGACATAGTGTCCGACGTCGACCGCTACCGGGAAGCCTTCACCCTCCCGGACGGCAGCGAGGCGCAACGCGCCCAAGCAGCACGACGACGGCGCGACCTCGCGATCGAGGGCTACCAGGTGCTGCAGGGCGCACTGCAAGAGGGCGACCGCGGACCGCTTGAGAAGTTCTACGCCGCGGCGGCGGCTCTCGTGCAGCCCCGGGTGGAGCAGTGGACCGCCCTGTGGTCGGATACCGTGCTGTCCGACGTCGAGACCACCCGCTCGCAGCTGGCCGCGCTGGCGGCCGGAGACTCCTCGCATTTGAGGGCCGCCGCCGTCGTACGCGCTGTTCCGCGGCCGGAGCCGCGCGCCTTCGGCATGTGCGGTCGGCTTGGCATCTGGGACGCCTAG